From Candidatus Poribacteria bacterium:
CCCAACCCGGGCAATAGTTCTTTGCGGTTGGCTCTGCCCCATTTCATCTTATTCACTTGGCTGAGTAACGGCGTGTACGCCCAAGAAAAGTCACCATCAAGAACGATGAGCTGCGCTAGCTGTGTCGGATCTTTGTGACTGACGTATTCCTTGCGTAGTAGGTTTGGCTTGCTGAACCTCAATCGTCCGCGTGCAACACTTTTGTTTCCTGCCTGCAATGTGGTTTCCTCAAAATCGGCACTAAAGTTTTTAGATTTTTCGTAAGCTGCTTTGAAGTTCTGAAACACATTTTCGATAGTATCGGCAGTCCCGCTGCTTATGCTGATGACTAACAGAAACGTAAGAATGTAAAGAGAGTAGAACCGTTTCATCATCCCGTTGCGGCGTGGGCATCACCCAAGCCACGCTCCTTTGCAATTCGGATAAACAATCAGTGACACAGAAGAATAATCCGTACCGAGTAATACGTAAGAGAATTGTTGATATTACGCATTACGTATTCTATCCGTAGCACAACTGCAATGTGCTAGTGTAATGTATGCAATACAACGCTAGCAGTATAGCACTTGAGATAGGGTTTGTCAACGCCGTTTTTCCCGTTCCACGGCTGTTGATCTGCCGGAGTCGCGTTCCTTCTCGGCAGCCTGTCGCACTTCCTCCTCCGTCACATGAACCCGTGCCCAATCAAGTAGGACGACCTCTATTTCACCGGGATCATCAAGCGCGTGTGTAACAAAACGCTCCAGAAGATCGATAATCCGCTCATCCCTAAAAAAACCCTGAAACCAGATAGAAAACGCCTTAATCGTGTCAGGTTCCTCGGCAAAAGCCCAGAACGCCACCTGACAGAAATCAAGCCCTTCATCAACCGTTTGCTGCGAAATCCAAACCCCTTCGGGGAATCCTTCAAATAGGGGCAAAAAGTCGGGAAGTAATCGAGGGAGCGCATCATTCAGATAAGATATTTCTGGAGAAATATCGAACTGGATGCTATATTTGTGTGCCGGAAAGTAGAGATCCGTCACTTCGGGCTGGCGATTGGTAGGTAAGGAATTGTTTGCGGTTTGCTCTTTGCGTCGAAATCGCACGGTTTATTCTCCCCTGTTCAGAGACCTAGTTTATCGGGTATTATACTGAAGATTTCCGCTCTCTGCAACTACAATTCCCAGATATGGAGGGCAATCAAATCTGTTTAGGGACTACACAGTTAAGCAATTAGAATGCTGGGCGAAACCCTGTCATAGCGCAGATTTGCCAATCTCCGGACAAATACAACTTGGAAACCTGTCCCCACAACGCGAGTTGGAGTGTCAGCCACTATGGCCAAAACATAACACGCATGGGATAGGAGATGATTTTCGCGATCGAAGTGCGAAGTTCCCACACAATAGTTACAGGCAATTCCCCCACAAGATGTGAGAGGCGATAACGTCATATCTGTGGTAAACACTCAATTCAAAGATGTGCACTGAAGATGGGAGTCGTATTTTCAGCCAATCTGGGTATAGCACGAGATGAAGGAGGCATAACATGATTAATTCTGTCAACATTCTTGACCATGTAGCGGTAACGGTCAGTGATATGGACCGTTCGTTGGCGTTTTACTGTGGTCTGCTCGGACTGAAAGAGGTTGAACGGCATCGCCTAGAGGGCGAGACTATTTCAAAGATGGCGGGAAAGCCGGATGTGATTATGGAAGTGGTCCGGTTGGAAGCGCCCGAAACGCCGGGGGTTCTGCTTGACCTGCAGCAGTACGTTGTGCCTGCGGGCAAAGTATCTGATGCACAATTGGGAGATGTTGCTCACTCGCATTTTTGTTTCGGTGTGCCAGATGTATGGGCTGCTTACAAAGATCTTTCGGAAAAAGGGGTTGAGTTTGTGTCGGAACCGGTTAGCTTTGATTTGGAATGGGGTATTGTGTATGTAGTGTTCTTCAAAGATCCAGATGGTTTTATCTTAGAGCTAATGCAGGTCCCGATTGAGAAAAAGGAATCCAGTCATTAGCTTAAAGGTCCGCCGTAGGAGGGATCTCCGAATCCCGACACTTAATAACCCAACCAATTCTAAAAGTTGACTTTACAGGGTGTGCGAATTCGTGCTAAACTGGCGCCATTCAGTTTGGGTGGGGACTGCTTATGTGTATTGTCTACGCCCGTATATCTATCGTGAAAGGAAATCTGATGGACACTTCGCCGAACAAACATGCTCCCGCTCATGAGCAATACGAACGCAACGGTTACGCTATTTTTAGGGATGTTCTGGATTCAGACTTGGTTCAAGAGGCAGGTAATCACGTTGATTGGCTGCTCGAAAAGAACCCCGATCTACGTCCGGAACATTTACACCATCGTCTTGTCAGAGAGGATCCGTTCTGGGTCCGGCTGATTAGCGATTCGCGCCTGCTCGATATCGCAGAAATCTTTATCGGACCCAACATCGCGCTGTTCGCATCGCACTACATCAGCAAGCCACCCACCGACGGAAGACCCGTCCTATGGCATCAGGATGGTAGCTATTGGCCCCTGACACCGATGGAGGTTGTTACGTTGTGGCTCGCTGTCGATGATTCGACCCCGACGAATGGTTGTATGCGGGTTATCCCCGGTACGCATCAAATGGAACTCCATGAAATGCAGCGTACCGTTGATGTCCCTAACGTCCTCAGCTCACATATGGATCCCACCTTGGTTGATGAGTCCAAGGCAGTTGACTTTGTGCTCAAGGCCGGTGACGTTTCGGTGCATCACCCAAACATTATTCACGGATCCAACCCAAATACCTCCGCACAGCGGCGTTGTGGTTTAACTATTCGCTATATCCCAACAAGCACACGAATTACCTCAAAGGAGCCTTGGCCCTGTGCCTTTCTATTGCGCGGAGAGGGTGTTCCTAACGTGAACGACTACGCACCACGTCCGAAATACATCGAGGGATTTCACATGCCTTTTCGGGGATGCGAAGATTGGGCCGGGTAACATCCTCCGTGACAGTTGCTGAAAGCGAAATACTCCATCGTCAATAGGGGCATATTCAAAAAATGAGCCGCTGAAGCAGACAAATTTGCATAGAGGAGTTGATATGATAGATTCACCGGTGAAGGTTGGTGTGATTGGTTGTGGTGCACAGGGCAAAAATCACCTGAACGTCATTAAAGAATTGGGGACAGAAACCGCCATCGTAAGTGCGTTTTGCGATCTTAGTCTCGAACGGTTGCAAAACGCGAGGGAGATGTGGCCCCAGGCGTTCGCCACCAGCGACTTCAAAGAGATGCTTGCACCCGCAAAACTCGACTTGGTGATTGTCGCTACAATGCCGAACACCCATATGCAGATGGCGCTAGCGGCGTTGGAAGCGGGCGCAGATGTGCTTTGCGAGAAACCGTTCATGAGGAATTTAGACGAGGCAACCGCGGTGCTTGATTGCGCGGACCGGCTTGGTCGTCAGGTACAGCTCGGCACGAATATGCGATATATGGCTATCTCCCGATACCTCCGCGATTTAGTGGCCTCCGGTGGGGTTGGTGAACCGGTGTTGAGTAAAGTTTGGGGGTGCCACATCAATCCGCCTTGGTGGGGACCTCACTATTATCTGAGCAGTTCTGCTGGTGGCGTCCTTGCCTCTACACTGATACACGCACTCGATCTTGCGATCTGGGTAGCCGGTTCTCCGAATCCGGTCTCGGTGACAGCCTCGATGCGTCGCCTGTTTCCCGGCAAACGGGGTCCCATCGCTACACCGGAAGTAAGGGAACGGTTTAATGTTGAGGATCTATTGACCGCTTTTGTTCGATTTGACGATGGTTCCACCTGTATGTTAGAGGGAAATTGGTGCGATGATAGTCCACCACCCCATCACTTCGAGATGGTCACG
This genomic window contains:
- a CDS encoding outer membrane lipoprotein carrier protein LolA, with protein sequence MKRFYSLYILTFLLVISISSGTADTIENVFQNFKAAYEKSKNFSADFEETTLQAGNKSVARGRLRFSKPNLLRKEYVSHKDPTQLAQLIVLDGDFSWAYTPLLSQVNKMKWGRANRKELLPGLGASLDEAAEKFNMELVPDEVANPKGIYRIKLVPKPQIPPNLEANAPREIIEIWVKSDNWLPVQFGYQTESDEEGSLSVIVAFANIQRDIEMDADLFRFVIPDGVEVIDLSANE
- a CDS encoding VOC family protein, with the translated sequence MINSVNILDHVAVTVSDMDRSLAFYCGLLGLKEVERHRLEGETISKMAGKPDVIMEVVRLEAPETPGVLLDLQQYVVPAGKVSDAQLGDVAHSHFCFGVPDVWAAYKDLSEKGVEFVSEPVSFDLEWGIVYVVFFKDPDGFILELMQVPIEKKESSH
- a CDS encoding phytanoyl-CoA dioxygenase family protein, with the protein product MDTSPNKHAPAHEQYERNGYAIFRDVLDSDLVQEAGNHVDWLLEKNPDLRPEHLHHRLVREDPFWVRLISDSRLLDIAEIFIGPNIALFASHYISKPPTDGRPVLWHQDGSYWPLTPMEVVTLWLAVDDSTPTNGCMRVIPGTHQMELHEMQRTVDVPNVLSSHMDPTLVDESKAVDFVLKAGDVSVHHPNIIHGSNPNTSAQRRCGLTIRYIPTSTRITSKEPWPCAFLLRGEGVPNVNDYAPRPKYIEGFHMPFRGCEDWAG
- a CDS encoding Gfo/Idh/MocA family oxidoreductase; amino-acid sequence: MIDSPVKVGVIGCGAQGKNHLNVIKELGTETAIVSAFCDLSLERLQNAREMWPQAFATSDFKEMLAPAKLDLVIVATMPNTHMQMALAALEAGADVLCEKPFMRNLDEATAVLDCADRLGRQVQLGTNMRYMAISRYLRDLVASGGVGEPVLSKVWGCHINPPWWGPHYYLSSSAGGVLASTLIHALDLAIWVAGSPNPVSVTASMRRLFPGKRGPIATPEVRERFNVEDLLTAFVRFDDGSTCMLEGNWCDDSPPPHHFEMVTTRGKLKSDPFTVTVDESGKVVNKTPELQESSGWGESIRNQDADVIQRLRDGSPWEMQDRRQLLNLQRLIDGCYESARSEREVVF